One Thermoplasmata archaeon genomic window, CGCAGTGGTTCCATCGCCGAAGTCCCAGATAAAGAGCTTGACAGAGCCATCCACGTCCCTCCCCGTGGCGGTTAAGTTGATTTTCTCGAAGGTGAGGGGGGACATGGAGGAGACATTTATCGCCCCCTGCGGCGGGATGTTTTCAATGATTATCTGCTTTCTTGCAATATTGCTCATTGCGCTGTTATCGTCGATTACATAGAGGGTGATTTGAAAGGTGCCTTTTATCCTGTAGCGGTAGATTGGGTTCGGCTCGCTGCTGGTCTGGCCATCGCCGAAGTCCCAGAAATACTGTACTATCGTCCCGTCCATGTCGAAGACCTCGGGCGTGAAGGCGATGTCGTCGAGAACGGTGGCGGTGGTGAGGGATGTATTGAAGTTGGCCAGCGGGCCGCGGTTTATGACATAGATTTTAAACTCAGTCGAATTGGACGCGCCGTCGTCGTCCCAGGCGGTGAAGCGGATGGTGTAGATGCCGGATTTGGAATAATTATATACCGTGTAATATAATTTACTATAATTACCGTCGCCGAATTCCCAGCAAACTCCCATTACTTTTCCATCGAGATCATACGCATATTCTGACGAGAGATTTAAGTCTTCAAAAGTCAATATTATATTTTTATTTATGGTATTGTTTATCATTGGTGGACGGTTTAAAACGACTATCTCTATATAGCTCCAATCACTTTCCATATCTAATTCATTTTTTATTTTTAATCCCGCTCGATATATTCCATCATTAAAATAATGATGTTTTATAATTGACTCATTAATCCAGCCTGATTTAGCCCCATCACCAAAATCATATAAATATTTAATATCGAAATTCCAATAATTTAATGAAAAAAATGAAATGGTTTCATATGTAAATACAGGATTTTTAGATACTCCAATTGTCGAAATTAAATTTTGAGTTGAATCGACTATTTTCATTTGAAGATTATAAAAATCTTTTTGGGAATTTGTACTTAACCATATACACCATAGCATTTTAAATTTATAATTCTTGATAGCATTTAGAGAAATGAAACACTTTGATTCCCTTGTAATAGGGTCTATATCATAATCGAACCAATTGTTTTCGGCAATGGTTGCTTTATTGATAATTTCATTATTTTTTAGTAAGAAATAATTTATTCTTTCATTGCTTGATGAACTATTATCAATATAAATTATATGTAGATTATTATTCCAATGATAAATTTTCGATTTAGTAATATTTTGAGTATTATTTATTATTGTTATATTGTTTAATATATTTTTCTGGATATTATATTCTTTTATAATCCATTCATCTCTATATTTTGGATATTTAAATTGATACTGAGGTCCTGGAGAATTAACAAACAATGTATTATCAGAGGTAGTTATTACTATTGATTCCATTCTTAAATTAACAATATCAATAATGTTAACCCAATTATATGTATAGATGATATCCAATATATTATTAGATGATTCTGATATGTTGATAATTAAAGAACCGGATTGATTTGATTGGTTTATTTCTATTAAATAAAAAGGATATCCTGGTTCAACTCCAAGCTTATACCAAAGTTTGAAACCTATATTTAATTTATTATTCCATATAAAAAAATAATAAAGAGTAGAAGATAAAGGACATCTTGAGTATGGAAATTGTTCCAAGAAAATCGGTATGGGTTGAGATAAATTATTTAATAAAGGATCATATATTATTAAATTAAGAATGGGATAAATATCGTAAGGCTCATCTTTGTCTTGACAATTCCATGAAACATAGATTTTATTATTATAATTAATAATTTTCAAATCAATATTTTCTTGAATGACATCGTTTGAAATGATTAATGTTTCTTCCAAGGTGAGATTCAAAGACATGGGTCGTAGTAGAATAGTAAAAGAGTCATTTAATTTCTCTAACCACGTAATATAAATGATATCGAAACACTGACAAGCTCGAGGGCTATAATAGGTTCCCCTGACTTTGCTCTCAGTAACTTGATATTCTTTTGAAAAAATAATTCCATCAAAGAATTTGAAGCATATCTGTTCATTCCCGTTTGAAAGACTCTTAACCCATAAAAAACCTAAATATATTTCGTTTCCTCCTAAGTGATATTCAAAAACATATGGCTGAAAATATTCTTTCCCGCTTATTATTATATAATTATTAAGGTCACTATTTTGAGCGATCGAAAAAGAATCATTTACTTTAAAAGTAATTAAAAAGAGCCAAAGAATAATAATTAAACTTATAATTTTTTTTAAATTCATAATTTCCACATTAATAAAATGAATTTAGTATTATAAGGTCTTTGTCATTATCAAAGTCTTCAATAGTGTTACCATTAGAAGACGAAATGACTCTCTCTCCATTTGGTAACCAATATGATGAAAACGTAAAAGCTCCATCAGCATCAGGAGGTCCATATATGTAATAATTTCTAGTTGAGATACCAACAACATTCTTATTAGGTAGTTCTGTCGGATCTAGAACAAACCACGCATATTCTCCTGTATTAGTTGGTCCCCAATATTCTACCCATACATGATAATCACCTACAGAAGTCCATGTTCCAACGACCGTACGCGAAGGTACACCGAGCGACCTTAATAATGAACATGCCATATTAGCATAATCCCCGCATTCACCCTCGAATTGGTCCTTTGATTTTTTTTCTTCTTTTCCCGATATAGCATTATCAATATCTTCTTCAGTTATTGCATATTGTACATGATAATGTTCAAAAATGTATTTAATATCTTTAGTAGGTGCACTTCCAGACGTTTTATATCTCATTATGTAATCAACAAAATTTGTTATATATTTTGCAGCATTATGAGAATTAATTGAACCGATAGAAATTTTGCTAGCGATAGAAAAAACAATTACTTCTAATTGGTTTAACTTATAGGTTGGATAATTTGGGAAATTTGTCTTATGTTCTTCAACACGGAATTTTATATTCTCTTCATAACCATCACAATACATAGATTCAGTGAAGTATTTATATGATATGTTATCATAGTTGTAATTATAACATTTTAATCCTTCCTCTGTTAAACTAGAATAATCATAATTTGTATTCTCTACATATTTCGGGAATTCAAAAATTAAATTTATTGGAAAAACAGCAACTATAGGATGAAAATGAATTTTTAGTTTTGGATATTCTCCATCAGAAGAATAAAAGGTTTCGGTATAGTAGATTGTAAAATAAACTGTACCAATACAATGTGATTTGCTTATTGTAATTTCCCATTTTGTTCTTTGCTCACCGTTTTGATTTAGATAATGTATTGTATTAATACTATAATAAGTATCTATTGTACCATCTGGACCAATGAATATTGGTCTTGGGCCGTCCGGGTGGAATTTTGTCTTGTATGGATTTGAATACCATAACACTGTGGAATAAGGATAATACCCATTTGAATATATATAAAATTTAATATCTTTTATATCGTTATTATTTATACGCTCACCACGTCTAATTACAGCACCATAAATTGGTGTAGCTATTAGCTCGTTATTATCCCCTTTAATCCAGCATTTATATAGTTCTGTATTAAAGGAAGATTGATATTTTATATAAAGTAGATTTGGATTATAATAAAGGCTGTCATCTCTTCCTCCGGTCCCAGAGCCGTATATTTCACTATCATACCAATCCGAAATGCCATTACAATTTAAATCGTTTACTTTTGGATTCTGCCATCCCATATACGATAAATAAATATTAAAAATTGTTTTTAAATAAGATGATGACTCAATATTTAAATAAAAATTTATATTTTTTAATTCATTTTCGTCCCCTAAATAATATCCAAACTGACTATTCGCATAAATATAATTACCATTATCGGTTTTAATTTCTGCATATGTATTATTAAATAATTTTACATTGGAGAGATGGCTATATTGTACATTAATATCATTGTCAAATGAGCCAATATATCCTCTTAAATAAATAGCTCTATTGATATCACAATTATAACTGATATTAATAGGGTATTGACCTTCTTTTGGAAATTGAATTACATTAACATTAATATTGATTGCATCTGATGATACAAATACGATTTTAAATTCACTCGCATTTATATAAATCCCGCTTCCATCTGCATCATTGTAGTATTTCCAGATGAAATCATAATGACCCGCTAGAAGCGGCGAGGATTCGACTTCCAGCTGACCATACCCGGACCATGGGCCCCCCATCGAATTTCCATTTTCGTCGTATATATAAGCATCATAAAACAAATCGTCATTATCATTCTCCATTGAGACCTGGTCATAGCTCCTTAGCAGGACCTCTATTGCCCCCTCCTCCTCATTGATTATGTGCGCGCAGAAGCTCATCCCATCCTGA contains:
- a CDS encoding PKD domain-containing protein; translation: MNLKKIISLIIILWLFLITFKVNDSFSIAQNSDLNNYIIISGKEYFQPYVFEYHLGGNEIYLGFLWVKSLSNGNEQICFKFFDGIIFSKEYQVTESKVRGTYYSPRACQCFDIIYITWLEKLNDSFTILLRPMSLNLTLEETLIISNDVIQENIDLKIINYNNKIYVSWNCQDKDEPYDIYPILNLIIYDPLLNNLSQPIPIFLEQFPYSRCPLSSTLYYFFIWNNKLNIGFKLWYKLGVEPGYPFYLIEINQSNQSGSLIINISESSNNILDIIYTYNWVNIIDIVNLRMESIVITTSDNTLFVNSPGPQYQFKYPKYRDEWIIKEYNIQKNILNNITIINNTQNITKSKIYHWNNNLHIIYIDNSSSSNERINYFLLKNNEIINKATIAENNWFDYDIDPITRESKCFISLNAIKNYKFKMLWCIWLSTNSQKDFYNLQMKIVDSTQNLISTIGVSKNPVFTYETISFFSLNYWNFDIKYLYDFGDGAKSGWINESIIKHHYFNDGIYRAGLKIKNELDMESDWSYIEIVVLNRPPMINNTINKNIILTFEDLNLSSEYAYDLDGKVMGVCWEFGDGNYSKLYYTVYNYSKSGIYTIRFTAWDDDGASNSTEFKIYVINRGPLANFNTSLTTATVLDDIAFTPEVFDMDGTIVQYFWDFGDGQTSSEPNPIYRYRIKGTFQITLYVIDDNSAMSNIARKQIIIENIPPQGAINVSSMSPLTFEKINLTATGRDVDGSVKLFIWDFGDGTTAVGENVSHEYRDDGTYEVKLRVIDDDFDENVTNITINVRNRGPVIGLKYEQKLMADERAFLDASGSFDPDGRIVAVSWLIKNKTINGTVVNYTFTKPGKYLVKVAVRDDDGALAEKSFKITVRAVEISRETFLFWMWSVLIVATVILALLWRRHGRG
- a CDS encoding transglutaminase domain-containing protein, with protein sequence MFIGPDPAGDWGASGEFYGRVSKLSSHILVDRMNDALKEQYISSTDSIPLRFTSETTGRVLMDNISVKYLILALRGDAITNATSEGIRFEDTRACMAGVSFEEVSSPKVELENSNITSVGCALLSGEVSVDSTSIIHMRNYLEVNLKDRSGSFISGGSAIIKEDGGLEVLNRTLDSGHALIQARYCTKGSSGAVNHTPHNITAQKLNITKSEERTMNQSQLVYFEFPRLDLMLIHLDVSDDYPLVSSTICINATIYNDGYESASSAFNISFYLNNTESETLIENLTVGGLGAWGETGLLGVNATLNETGYHYIVVKIDSSENITEDSETNNIVYHQILVCDERKEDWSVSTETEYDGMAVVADSLSISSRLTFDNGILEVVEGDIVISSEGALETYNTTITGNDVEVEGCLDIKVTYLNITGNLSLNGDISADNVTVQVNSDWTGEHEISLEQGSTAVINNTLFFSGVENSYFDIEVLGTATITNATFAYLNNGLIINSPNVEISDIGIHYCNEYGMQIISSDISITDSIIINNNGADIRIEGSNVVMTDCDFNRSKVDVVDGTLSARGNMVFRVIDEGSENVPDAQVLVKDLEQSQIYSGTTDASGIVTIEGKIFEMEGAGGETGTFFKTPYTIIVKKDGLSNVSKLRNIGPDMACEEHVIMLRNESEWDHVWMTDFRMRVPEGIAGAFSSGVYQDGMSFCAHIINEEEGAIEVLLRSYDQVSMENDNDDLFYDAYIYDENGNSMGGPWSGYGQLEVESSPLLAGHYDFIWKYYNDADGSGIYINASEFKIVFVSSDAININVNVIQFPKEGQYPINISYNCDINRAIYLRGYIGSFDNDINVQYSHLSNVKLFNNTYAEIKTDNGNYIYANSQFGYYLGDENELKNINFYLNIESSSYLKTIFNIYLSYMGWQNPKVNDLNCNGISDWYDSEIYGSGTGGRDDSLYYNPNLLYIKYQSSFNTELYKCWIKGDNNELIATPIYGAVIRRGERINNNDIKDIKFYIYSNGYYPYSTVLWYSNPYKTKFHPDGPRPIFIGPDGTIDTYYSINTIHYLNQNGEQRTKWEITISKSHCIGTVYFTIYYTETFYSSDGEYPKLKIHFHPIVAVFPINLIFEFPKYVENTNYDYSSLTEEGLKCYNYNYDNISYKYFTESMYCDGYEENIKFRVEEHKTNFPNYPTYKLNQLEVIVFSIASKISIGSINSHNAAKYITNFVDYIMRYKTSGSAPTKDIKYIFEHYHVQYAITEEDIDNAISGKEEKKSKDQFEGECGDYANMACSLLRSLGVPSRTVVGTWTSVGDYHVWVEYWGPTNTGEYAWFVLDPTELPNKNVVGISTRNYYIYGPPDADGAFTFSSYWLPNGERVISSSNGNTIEDFDNDKDLIILNSFY